A part of Jaculus jaculus isolate mJacJac1 chromosome 17, mJacJac1.mat.Y.cur, whole genome shotgun sequence genomic DNA contains:
- the E2f3 gene encoding transcription factor E2F3 isoform X3 produces the protein MPLQQQAKRRLELGESGHQYLSDGLKTPKGKGRAALRSPDSPKTPKSPSEKTRYDTSLGLLTKKFIQLLSQSPDGVLDLNKAAEVLKVQKRRIYDITNVLEGIHLIKKKSKNNVQWMGCSLSEDGGMLAQCQGLSKEVTELSQEEKKLDDLIQSCTLDLKLLTEDSENQRLAYVTYQDIRKISGLKDQTVIVVKAPPETRLEVPDSVESLQIHLASTQGPIEVYLCPEETETRSPMKTNNQDHNGNIPKPTSKDLASNNSGHGDCSVSMANLSPLASPANLSQQTEDQIPSTLEGPFVNLLPPLLQEDYLLSLGEEEGICDLFDAYDLEKLPLVEDFMCS, from the exons GCAAAGCGAAGGCTGGAGCTGGGCGAGAGTGGCCATCAGTACCTCTCAGATGGTTTAAAAACTCCCAAGGGCAAAGGGAGAGCTGCACTACGGAGTCCTGATAGTCCAAAAA ctcCAAAATCTCCCTCAGAAAAAACACGGTATGATACGTCACTCGGTCTGCTCACCAAGAAGTTCATTCAGCTACTGAGCCAGTCACCTGATGGGGTCTTGGATTTGAACAAGGCAGCCGAGGTGCTCAAAGTGCAGAAGAGAAGGATCTATGACATCACCAACGTGCTGGAAGGCATCCACCTCATTAAGAAGAAGTCTAAGAACAACGTTCAGTGGAT GGGCTGCAGTCTGTCTGAGGATGGAGGTATGCTGGCCCAGTGCCAAGGCCTGTCAAAAGAAGTGACTGAGCTCAGTCAGGAAGAGAAGAAATTAGATGACCTGATCCAAAGCTGCACCCTTGACCTCAAACTGTTAACCGAGGATTCGGAGAATCAGAG GTTAGCTTATGTTACATATCAAGATATTCGAAAAATTAGTGGCCTTAAAGACCAAACTGTTATAGTTGTGAAAGCCCCTCCAGAAACAAGACTTGAAGTGCCTGACTCGGTCGAG AGCCTACAAATACATTTGGCAAGTACCCAAGGACCCATTGAGGTTTACTTGTGTCCAGAAGAGACTGAAACACGCAGTCccatgaaaacaaacaaccaagACCACAATGGGAATATCCCTAAGCCCACTTCCAAAG ACTTGGCTTCCAACAACTCAGGACATGGTGATTGCTCAGTTTCTATGGCAAACCtttctcctttggcctccccAGCCAACCTTTCACAGCAGACTGAGGACCAAATTCCTTCCACCCTGGAAGGACCATTTGTGAACTTACTGCCTCCCCTGCTCCAGGAGGACTACCTGCTGAgcctgggggaggaggaaggcatCTGCGACCTCTTCGATGCTTATGATCTGGAGAAGCTGCCCCTGGTGGAAGACTTCATGTGTAGTTGA